The Rosa rugosa chromosome 3, drRosRugo1.1, whole genome shotgun sequence sequence AAGCAatcatgcaaaaatcagatttcgaATCATTAAGTTCATGTGAAAGTTTGGTTAATAATTATGCAAATCTAAGTACACAAAGCATGTCAATTCAAAGCataaacaatttgatttcaactcttgtccaaagcctttactacttatttgaattagggttacaaaacataaacctaattactagctccaattacatgcaatcactctATGTTTCGAACCAAAGAATAAACACATGTAAAAGATATCAATAACACAAAATCAGATCATCACTCCATGAAATCGCAACACATaaagatcaagaacacataaatcgaatattacataaaaaaaaaaaagggtttccAAATTGTTCCCAAAAATCAGATTATAAACTCATAGTTTtggttttacacaaagaaaatcaaaagcaGAATTTATATCTACAATTACACATAACCATGAAGATATTATGATgaaggtggtatgaacaacccttgatTACGTCCCAAAGATCCAAAGCAGCTCCAAGATGGCGGCACAAGGTGGTGATCACCGAAATGGAAGGTGGATGGCACGGCTAAGCTTCTTGAAGAtgtgaaaacctgaaactagagagaacacaagtgagaatacgaaattATGGAGAAAATGATAAGGCCTTGACGTCAAAAGCTTGTGTATATATAGTGAGATGTCAAGCCTTGAGTCACAATTCGTATCTACTTGCTTTCTCTTAGTTTATATTGATCCAGGCTTTTCTTTGAATTTTCTGATTGGTTGACACATCATTGGACCAATAAATTAATTCCACATCATTAAAGCTGCATCATAAGTCCAATATGTGTTCTTCTTGTCTTCCATGAAAGTAGGACGGCAAAAGAATCCTCTAGTTATCACGGCAACACAAAGTAGAATGCAATTCGGTCTCCTACTTCAACATTTATTCAATATCCGAATTCAATGTGTACTCCATGAGATGTTGCACGACACATGACCGTCTAGAGACTTCCAATTCTCACGACAAAAGCAATCAGAGTTCAATCCGGAATCCTTGTCGCACATTTATTCTATTTTCCTAATTAATAATGTATTACACGGCCACATGCTTTGCACATGACGTCTAGACATCTTCTAGCAGCTTCAtgattgacaggacccgccccggatttcaccctgaaatccgaagtgaccctgcggggcccaccttagaagaaattctaccaaaaatttggcggaacttcccctaaaatgggcaacccaaacctgtagggaacatttacacttctcaatcgaatcatccttatgctcctggagccaccttgctccccaaatcaacatcaatctccaattcacaaaacacatatctcaacttgaataacataaatcccataggtaatcagagcaattcaaaCAGAAAGGTatatgaggaaaacctaattcaaaggcagatgcggaagccatgctgctgactatgcctcaatttcgtgtacgcccgacctcaactaattcgcctgcaaactgggcatttgaaaccgaagggcccaggggaaaagtattggaaacacgttagtgtgagtggacaaaaataaacaattctaaacgaaagaaattttatactttccccatttatttccttaaaaactctcgatgcatgcaacgatttagaaaacaaatcacgagaagctccgctcaagaaaaaccgactagccccgctagtcagaaACAACTGAGAAAAAAGATCGAAACTCCAATACTCAACAGGATAAGACCAACCCCGCTGGTTACAcggaaatcagactaggccccgctagtcgagaaatgataggatatggggaagaaatatcaccatacgggaaatggagcctcccaggctctacctaccctcaactgccactcacacatagattgtgcgaggaggagaactaataacctcgactgccacccacgtgaggaggagaataaatcacctctactgccactcaccaacacaaagtaggtgaggaggagaacaagctacctcaactgccactcaccaacacaaagtcagtgaggaggagacttaatcacataacccgcgtatggtgaggaaaaatgatcgaaaaccagtaaatccatgtagcttccccacatttctcacgagatagaaaccatgtattcaacgacgtgaccccgcacgccaagattactctcaatctcaaaatggataagtgagaaataggaaaaaatcgacggcgtgtcccacacgcccaaatattctcaaatccgtgaccaaaaccggaaattagtaTAGGTAAATTCCATTTCCAAAAATCTCTCAAAATCTCCAAGAAGCCAACCCAAACCAAAATCCTTAATTAGGCATTCCCGATGCTAAAACCGAAAGTCAGTAAACAATTGAGAATATCCAACCCCATTGAAACTCATCTTAAAAATCTTTCAGGAGCTTAACTCGGTGATTAGGGATATtcttaattccggaaatttaCCTCGGAAATAGGGAATTCatcaaataatattataaatcaaAACCAACCTTTGAAattcattattgaaagcaaatccatgatATAATTCGAAATCAATTTCTGGAAATTAATTCATTTCctcaaaaaaaagtaatatgaataatcactagagcattattttaagaaaataaatgcatgcatcgctatttaaaacaaaagtccactcacagtactattccgacgatcacgcattcgtgttccgtcatcgagcaatagctcggtacgtcgtcctgtacacaattatattccgtgaataattcttCAATAATTTAATACAATTCCTAAAATCAACTCCTCATAATTTCACCTCCCAATTCTCCTCGGActtagcccaaattataccactaataccaattcgttaatttaaaggttccaaggcagaaccgagagatatccgacggtcggattctcgtaattcgataatcgaaaccttaaatttcaaaatccataaataattctaagtttctccaaaaattaccaaatttcacatacaagctctacacaattaataggatttaatgggctaaaaaccggaattaaaacactgctctacgcgcctccacgcgctacccacagtggcggcgcgtggggtccACGCGCCGGCGACCACtacctccgatgaccaccaaaatCCGGCAATAGCATCAAcacaacagacccaacaatttTCCCAACAGCAACACATtcaaattttaccttgaagtagTCGAATCCAACCAGTGAAGAAAAGCCCCGAAAcctgaagaaccctagaaatgcaactcgttaattcgacctctacaaagcaaattggaatgaaatactttaggggaaatgatctccatcaaaaaccgaaccttcgacgttaacttggtggccggaggtggccggaattgccggaaatcggcgaaaaccccaaactgcagccggagagaactttgcttcgatccgagcttttccggccaaatcgttgaAAACTAAGGGCACCAGCGTGACAAGGGGGAGGAGGCGACCCTGTGGTGGCCGGCTTTCTGCCGGgtgatggccggacggcggccAATCGAAGGGAAGAAGAATTTCCCGAAGGAGAAAGAGGGAaaaatcgggggagaggagagagaaaggtgggtttccggttttggaaacctaccacagtaaatttccttatatatataattttcttaccatgaacagtaactttcttaaatcactcataactttcgcatacgaactctgatttaggtgtatcacatgtccacggactcggtttaacgtcctctacgacttttaagaaggaagttttctcaaattttggaccgatcaaaaagtcaacttttagggccactaaaatacagaattagagtaaaaagtgagagtagttgtcatttaccgtccaaatgactagtaaacgggtaagtgaaaatacgggatgttacaatgATCCTTCTTTGACGTCTCCTGGCTTCCACAGGTCTTTTGGTATCATCAGGACTCCACATGCCaataggtttcctagtccaataaGGACTTCTTCCATGAAATGTTTCTAGATGTTTCCAGAATCTTCTCGAGCAATCTTTGTTCAACAGGACTCTTTGTGACACTAGGTTTCCTTATCTGACTTGAATTGGGACTCCTGATTCAAGTAGAACTCCAAATTTCTGCGACTTAAGAGTTTGAGTCCAAGTGAGCTTCTGattcctactccaactgggattccttttcctagtaggatttagagaacttccatttctttatttctcttcatttctgcaCCACTTGTGCCTTGCTTTAGTCATTTCTGgtctttgagactccatttagctCCTAAAGTATCTCCACGAACATAATGTACCtacaaaacactaactaagttaatatgatcaagttaaaggaaataacttagcaaaatatagggatttagacattataaacgtcgcattttatacTCCTATCATCTTGTAGGGTTAAGTTATATGCATTTTTGTGCATCTGTTTAGGTGAATAGAAATAGCTTATGACGCTGTTGTTTTTAGTTTGCATTTCAAATattaatattttgttgtatctttGTTCGTGTAGAATTCTTCCCTTTTGCATTTGCAGTATTAGATTCTAAAAATCATGTGAGTTTGGGTAGTGAAGCCTCTATTTACCAAGAGATTATCCGACCGACCAAGAAATGGTGAAATGAAATCTAGTGCTGAAGGTGGCAAAATATGCCTATGGTTAGTGTAGTGTGGTAGAGCTTCACAACAAGAACATCAATGGTGGCCATTTGAAAAATGACAGTatcattacaacattgacagtaGCTTGCTAATAGATTTTCACAACTACGGTAGTGACTTTGTACAACTATGAAAGTAGATTTTAAATAGTTATATCATTGTTGAACCCCGCATACTTTTTGTAACATTGAATCTGTTTGCTTTACCAATTgcagtagcatttttattttggtAGTATCGTTTACATATCCATAGTTTTGTTAGTCTCTGAGAATAACTTTCTTAGTCTCTGGAAGCAGTTTTTGTTCTGCTTGGTAGTAGCTTACAAGATTGATAACTAGCTTTTGGCGTTGGTGAGAGTAATAGCTTTTGGTATTgatgacagtagtttttgtgaccGTGCCAAAAATCTCATCGGAGTaacttttgtgacctcgccagAGGTAACCGGAAAGTTCACCAAAGACCCTCACCTAAGGTTGCCAAAGACCTCGTCGGAGAGGGGAGGGAATGATTGCTGACTTTTCTCTAGTAGCATTTCCATAAATatattaatttaattttttatatccaaaattaattaatttttttaatcttgaggaaaaaaaaaataataatataacaTTCAACAATGGCCTTATATGATGACAACTAATATTATTAAGGATGTCCTTGTTGAGGATGGGTGTACTGTACcaactaaagatgctcttaggttCAATCCACTAAGCAACACCAACTAGTTAAATAGTTATGAAATGGtctgaaaaattgaaaatagaaGATACATTCATTTAGGCATCATTCTAGGGAGTATATTGCATTCCTCATggccagaaaaaaaaatgctttaCACAACACAATGAAGAATGAAAAATCCATGAGGTGCTTTCAATTGACAAACCAGACATCTCAACTGTGAAGTAGCAGAGTGACTCTAAGATACCAAATACAAAGGGAAGAACATTTCAGAAAGTATAACATACCAAGTACACACAAACAAAAATATTGCTAATCACACTGTCAAGCAAATATGAGAAGAAGCATATGGTGGTCTCTCTATTGCGATAGGCCATAGAATGCCACCTCAGCTGTCAGGCAGTCTCATCACAACTTCAGCTGGTGGTCTTAGAGTGCAAACCATTTCTTTCGTCTTCCCAAAGTAAACCTGCGATATAGATCGTAAATAATAGAATTTCAAAATTCCAACCAACTGCACAACTTTTTACCTCCCAATTGCATGGCTAAAGTGGCAAAAGAACTTGCACAATAGTTCACTACTTTTGAAATATTGTTTTTGACTGTATAATGGGAATGTAGAGAGTTGAAATACACACAAAAGAAACCACAGTACCTGATCCAGTGAGTTTCGCAGCTTACTCTCCATTTCTTCTATCATTTTTCCCATATTACACAGATGGCCTTCTTGAACTGAGAGCCGCATGTTCATCTACAAAGCCAAACGGAGAAACTACTCATGATATCCCACCCAGGATATACTACAAATAGGCATATGCAAGCAAAgcattttatctatttatttttctcttcagAAGATGGGAACCTTATCACTTCGAACTCAGCAAAAATCACAAACTGTCCAGAAGAAGTTGATGCGTGACAAACAAGATACCATACCTATAAAATGATGCAAAGCATACAACTCAAAAACTAGCTAACAAAGTAGCTAGTTAAATGATCTCATGCATCCGAAGCATGGAAAACCAATAGTTTGTTAAGGAAACCAATCATGTGCTGTACTTAAACCTTATCAGCCACACTACTGTGACAGTATAATACAACTAATATTATGAATCTATCCAAGTCacataaatgaaggaaaaagaaaagaaagttttATATTAGCTTTCCTTTCAAAGCATTTTCGAACATGTTTTGGCATTTTGATTCCACTTTCTTCCGAATAACCAAGACAGAGTAAAAGCATTGATAAAACATGGGTTCCTAGTAATGCTTTTGGAATACATGTCACGAAATCATACAACTGCACAAGTCTTTTCCGCAACTGCTTCAGGTCCTCAATAGGAGTATATTCTCTACAGCTTATCTTCAATAATTATATTCTTTCCTTTCTCACTACTTCCCCCCTGGTTAAATTCTATCCCACCGTCTTCCCTTTCCCCGACCTTCCATGTTAGTGCATCTTCAAGGTCCTTAGTCTTTACTGATATGACCAATAGATCTTACAAGCTACATGTGCAGAAGAAAAATCCAACCGCTTATTATTTCTTTTGGGTTGGGGGAGAGGTTTCTAAAACTCTGCTTTTTATTTCTACATCATGCACTTCATGGGATGGGTGGGAAGAGAAGAATGACATCTGCTATCTTGCGGCCGCCAAGATTTTGCAGCACTGTGATTGGTGTAGATTAAGTTCTATCTCTCAAAAATATCAAAAAAGACTCACTATAGCATTAAACTAAAGTCCATTTGCAACTACAAACAGAGCAGCAGTTTCCCGGATAAACAATGCCTTCTCTGAGGAACACTTTTACAACTTACAAGCTCAAGCCCAACAGAAATTCAGATGGAAGACATACTAATTGCCATTGCATAAATAATGGAAAACTCAGACCCAATGCATCAAGATAAATTTTCTTCAATATATATCAAAATAACGTAAAAAGTAAAATGAAAGGAGAGCTCTGGCACTGCAGTGAGCAAGGTATGCAATTATTAGTTGAAATAGAATCATATATTTACCTGTCTTCTAATTGATCCAGACAAACTGAATGTGCCAGATGACTCATTATCGGTAGTCAAAGATAGCATTACAGTGCTGGTTAAACGGTAATTGGTTGTTCCTTCCTCCTCTGGACCCACCTATGTAAAACCCAAAGATCCACACTGGATAAGTCAGTAGACAAACATTCTCACATAAAAATATAGTAATAAGTGTGAAAGGAGAGAGAGGTGTGATCGCATGAATGTCCTCACCAAAGATCGATATTTTTCCACTATGGAGAATGGACTTTACCTCAATAACATGTATAGCATCCCATGCCCCCTCCTGCAGATAACCTCTCCGACCTTGCCCAGTCTTGGAGCCATCTTCATtctcaaaaataataaaaaaaatcagctagtatgtataaaaaaataaaaattaaagtagCTTTGAAACTGATTTGAGATGGTTCAGGTACTATACCTTTCTTTATTAAAAAGCAGCCTACGAAGCCTTCATTATCATCCTCCCACATATAAACTGACGAAATGCCACCCTCATAATACCTACCAAATTACCCGTCAATCAAGCAAGTAAATCTTCAGAACGAAGCAAATAAATGATCTATACAGGCTAGAGATTCTAGTTTTCTTTGAAAATTagataacagaaaaaaagaaccAATTAAAAAGTGGTCTTTATTGATACAATTGAATTAATAAAAACAAGAACGAAGTAAGTAAAGGACCTCACTGGTCACGATAAACGGCAAAGATGTCGTTTGCTTCAATTTCAAGTTGCCTCAACTCCGCAGATGGGAGGCTGCCATCTTCCAACGGTGGATGATATACATTTGACCAAGGTGATCTACATACAAATACAGtaatatgaaaaagaaaagaaacaaggtCAGCAGAGACTATGATTGATACTcacagaacaaaaaaaaaacaaaaaattaattgaaaagAGCTAGCTTCTTTAACGAATATCGAATGCTTTACGCAAAAAGTGAAAATGAAGCAATTAGAAAACCAGTGGCTTTGAAGAACTCCTGAAGTGACAGAACTCCAATTCAGTGAAATCGTTCGGTGTGTAAATCTAATAATTGAAAAAGATGACATATATAGTTCCATTTCTCGAATCTGTCAAATCTAATCATGTAAACAAAGTCAAactgaaaatcaaaattaaaggCCAGATCTGTTATCAGACTGTGACTGGTAAATAGTAAATGCATTTCGGATAGGCGAATCGAACAAGTGTGAAATCGATGCTCGGCAGTGTTGATTTCACCTGTAGGAGTCTGCATCTCTATTGTATTCGCACAAAATGAACTCCTTGCCGTACTCGGCATCGCACAAAACCTGTTTACGCCACACAATTTCAATTGGAAAAGCGAAGAACCCTAACTgaaaattcaattcaattcaattcgaTTCAATTTCGTGGGAAAAGCAAAGGGAGGGAGGACCTGGAGTGGCTGATCGACTTGAGAGAGAAGATCAGAGGAGTg is a genomic window containing:
- the LOC133740492 gene encoding probable F-actin-capping protein subunit beta; this translates as MEAAMGLMRRMPPKHIDTALSALLSLLPQHSSDLLSQVDQPLQVLCDAEYGKEFILCEYNRDADSYRSPWSNVYHPPLEDGSLPSAELRQLEIEANDIFAVYRDQYYEGGISSVYMWEDDNEGFVGCFLIKKDGSKTGQGRRGYLQEGAWDAIHVIEVGPEEEGTTNYRLTSTVMLSLTTDNESSGTFSLSGSIRRQMNMRLSVQEGHLCNMGKMIEEMESKLRNSLDQVYFGKTKEMVCTLRPPAEVVMRLPDS